Genomic window (Candidatus Eisenbacteria bacterium):
GCCAAGCTCGATGTCGACATCCCGATCCAGGTTATTCCGAACTTCATCGACGGCGACATCTTTAAGCCGCGGGATTCAAGCCGTCCGCGCTGTTTTCCGGACGATCGCCCGATCATCATGCACATTTCGAATTTCAGGAAAGTGAAGAATGTCCCCGCCGTGATCGAGGTTTTCCGGAGAGTCCGGCGTTGGATTCCGGCGCGCCTCGTCTTAATCGGTCACGGTCCGGAAAGACCGAAGGTGATTGAACAGATCCGGGAACTGGGGCTTCAAGATGATGTTCTCGTCATGGGTCTTCAGAACAGTATCGAGCAAATTCTGCCCGAGGCTGATCTCGTTTTGACTCCCAGTGAGCATGAATCCTTCGGTTTGGTCGCTCTTGAAGCCCTGGCCTCGGGCGTACCCGTCATCACGACGAACATGGGAGGCGCCGTCGAGGTGATTGAGGATGGAGTGACCGGGTTTCTTCGGGATCCCCGGGATCTTGAAGGGATGACTGAGGCGGCTTTAAAGATTTTAAAGAATCCCACGGTGAAAGAAGAGATGGGCCGCCTGGGCCGGGCATCGGCCCTGAAGCGCTTCTCGATCGACACGATCATCCGTCAATACCGCGAACTTTATCGGGAGATTCGTCCTTAGGCTGCATCATGGAACCTGTGCTCGGGGTTATGACCATGACGGCGGCCATCCGTCCGGTTCGCCCCTTATCGCGTCTGTGCGAATAGTACAAGTCGGATCGGCAGGATGTGCAATGGGCCGAATGTTGCACCTGATGAGCGGATAAACCCAAACGGATCAATTTTTCATAAATTATCCGGCGGAGGTCGAGCCGCGGTTGTGGCGACCATCGGTTCATCGCCAGAGGGGCCAATTGAACGGCGACATCCCAGTTTACGGGATAACATTCGCCTCCGATGCCGGGGCCGATCCAGGCGCAGAGCTCCGCCGGGGGCCTCCCGGCGGCGGCGCTGAGACGGTGGATCCCATTCTCGACCATGCCGCGGGCGACGCCCCTCCATCCGCAGTGAAGGAGGGAAATGACCGGACCGGGGGCCCAGAGGAAGAGGGGCGGGCAATCGGCGACCGTCATGACGAGGGGCAGGCCGCAGTGGCTTGTGATCATCCCATCGGCCCGGCCGGCGAGACCCGGATCGGTCACGGCGAGAATCCGCGAGCCATGATCCATCCTGATTCGAGCCCATCGGGGAGGGGGTATTCTCAGCAGATCTCCAATCCGTCGGAGATTCGCTTCGACTGATTGGGGATGATCACCGACGGTGAAGCCGCAGTTGAGGGAGTCGTACGGTTTCGGGCTTTCACCACCGATGCGGGTGGTCAGGAAACCCGTGACTTCCCCGGGCAATGAGGGTATCCAATTGAGGAGCAGGCCCTTTTCTTGCGTCAACCGGTCGGAGAACTCGATCCCATCTGGTCTCATGGCCCCATCGTAAAGGGGGCGGCCCATTGGGGGAAGTCCATCGTGTTGGAACGGATGATAGAGCTGGATGTCTTCGCCTTTCACTGGCTGCGGGAGGTTACGCGTTCCACATGGGGCGACGCCTTTTTCCCCTGGCTGACCGATCTGGACCACTTCCGCATCCCTATCCTCGTCGGATGGCTGCTGCTGATGATCTTTGGGGGCCTCCGCGGCCGGAAGGCCGGGCTCCTGCTGGCTGTGACCCTCATTCTAACGGATCAGATCTCCGCCTCGCTCCTCAAGGAAATGGTGGGGAGGGTTCGCCCATGCTTTGCCCTTGATGGAGTCAACCCTCTTATTTCCCAATCACATAGCTTCTCATTTCCGTCCAGCCATGCCGCAAACAGTGTG
Coding sequences:
- the bshA gene encoding N-acetyl-alpha-D-glucosaminyl L-malate synthase BshA — encoded protein: MSDRPLRIGIVCYPSSGGSGIVATDLALALARGGDQVTLISYTRPIRFRSSLPNLDFFEVQTEHYPVFHHQPYTLSLAAGITSLARTKGLDIVHAHYAVPHATAAYLAKQILAPQELPVVTTLHGTDITLVGTRPAFYETTRFSILKSDRVTTVSHWLEAETRAKLDVDIPIQVIPNFIDGDIFKPRDSSRPRCFPDDRPIIMHISNFRKVKNVPAVIEVFRRVRRWIPARLVLIGHGPERPKVIEQIRELGLQDDVLVMGLQNSIEQILPEADLVLTPSEHESFGLVALEALASGVPVITTNMGGAVEVIEDGVTGFLRDPRDLEGMTEAALKILKNPTVKEEMGRLGRASALKRFSIDTIIRQYRELYREIRP
- a CDS encoding polyphenol oxidase family protein, translated to MGRPLYDGAMRPDGIEFSDRLTQEKGLLLNWIPSLPGEVTGFLTTRIGGESPKPYDSLNCGFTVGDHPQSVEANLRRIGDLLRIPPPRWARIRMDHGSRILAVTDPGLAGRADGMITSHCGLPLVMTVADCPPLFLWAPGPVISLLHCGWRGVARGMVENGIHRLSAAAGRPPAELCAWIGPGIGGECYPVNWDVAVQLAPLAMNRWSPQPRLDLRRIIYEKLIRLGLSAHQVQHSAHCTSCRSDLYYSHRRDKGRTGRMAAVMVITPSTGSMMQPKDESPDKVRGIDG
- a CDS encoding phosphatase PAP2 family protein; protein product: MLERMIELDVFAFHWLREVTRSTWGDAFFPWLTDLDHFRIPILVGWLLLMIFGGLRGRKAGLLLAVTLILTDQISASLLKEMVGRVRPCFALDGVNPLISQSHSFSFPSSHAANSVGGAAILALVLGRWWWSGLLLAGAISFSRVYVGVHYPLDLIGGALIGMGLALLLYATGGPIATRVAGWRWRRRSSRDPD